The window ACCGAACACAACGCGTTTGAGCGAGGTTTCGAGATCCTTCAGAACAACAACGTCGTCCTTTGAGACGTTCTTTGGCGGGATGCGCGCAATTTTCGCAACAACGGCCTCGATTTCTTTTGTACCGATTGTCTTCCGGCGTTTGGACGCTGCAACCAGATGCTGGGCTGCGCCTGCCTCGTCGATAACGTCGATCGCACTGTCTGGCAGTTTGCGGTCATTGATATAGCGATGTGCAAGCTCAACCGAAGTCTTGATTGCGTCGGCCGTGTATTTGACGCTGTGATGATCCTCAAAGTACGGTTTGATACCTTTGAGAATTTTCTGTGCATCTTCTACCGAAGGCTCGTTCACGTCGATCTTCTGGAACCGGCGTGCAAGCGCGCGATCCTTTTCAAAGTGCTGACGGAACTCTTTGTATGTGGTTGAGCCCATGGTCCGCAATTTGCCACCAGCCAGCGCAGGTTTCAGCAGGTTTGAGGCATCCATCGCCCCACCAGACGTGGCGCCTGCACCGATAACGGTGTGAATTTCATCAATGAACAGAACTGCATCGTCGTGATCTTCAAGCTCGGTCACAACAGCTTTCAGCCGTTCTTCGAAATCACCGCGGTAACGTGTACCAGCAAGCAGTGCGCCCATGTCGAGCGAGAAGATCGTTGTGTTTGCCAATACTTCAGGTGTTTCACCTGCAACGATCTTACGAGCAAGACCTTCAGCGATCGCTGTTTTGCCAACACCGGGATCACCCACCAGCAGCGGGTTGTTCTTCCGGCGGCGGCACAGCACCTGAATACAGCGTTCTACTTCGCTATCGCGCCCGATCAGGGGATCGACATCGCCATCGCGAGATTTCTTATTCAGATCCACGCAATATTTCGCGAGCGCGGATTCTTTTTTGTCACCGTCTGTTACGCCTTGAGCTTCTTCTTCGTGCTCCGGCGCGCCGGCAACAGGACGTTCCTCGCCGTAGGCAGGGTCTTTTGCAACGCCATGCGCAATGAAATTAACCGCATCATAGCGGGTCATATCCTGCTCTTGGAGGAAGTAGGCGGCATTGCTTTCACGCTCTGCGAAAATGGCGACAAGCACGTTTGCGCCGGTCACCTCGGTGCGGCCTGACGACTGCACGTGAATGGCCGCGCGCTGGATAACGCGCTGGAAGGCTGCCGTTGGTACGGCTTCCGACCCCTCGACATCAGTGATCAAATTGCTGAGGTCTTCGTCGATGAATTCGACAAGGGTATCGCGCAGCTCTTCTACATCGACAGAGCAGGCTTTCATGACCTGAAGTGCATCAGGCTCGTCTACCAGCGAAAGCAGCAGATGCTCCAGCGTGGCGAATTCGTGGCGGCGTGCATTCGCGAGCGCAAGGGCTGCGTGAATGGACTGCTCAAGAGTGGTCGAGAATGAAGGCACTTTTGTGCTCCTTTTCGATAGGGGTCGGTGGGGCGTGAGAGATGCCAGCGCCTGCGATCCGACCATGGCCTGATAGTATTAGAGTTTGGTTGATAGTTGCCCAGCTTCAAGTCTTTTTTGAAATAAAGTTGTCACATTTATTTCAGCGAGCTTAATGTGATGGTGTTTTCAGCGCGGTTTGAGTCGTCGCGGCAACAGGTGAATTGTTATCCCTAACAGATGGGGATGAACGAATCCTTTTAAAGTATCCGGCCCCATTTTCCGGGCAATAAAACTTCTGCCCGGACAGTGTGAAGTCAAAATTGGTCTTTGCGGCCGCGTAATTCGGCGAAAACCTCTTTGTCATCCGCCTCTGGCATTCGCAATGCGTTGCGCAGTTGTGTGTCGTGGCTGCGCAGGAACGGGTTTGTGGCCCGCTCAAGGCCAAGTGTCGAGGGGACAGTAAAGCCACCCTCGGCTCGAATCTTCGCGATTTGTGCGGTACGTTCAACTAGGGCCGCGTTGTCAGGATCCACCGTAAGGGCGAATTTCGCGTTGGATGCCGTGTATTCGTGACCGGAGCAGATCAGGGTTTCGTCTGGCCAGCTAGACGTTTTGCTCAGGCTTGCGTGCATCTGATCCGGCGTCCCCTCGAACAATCGCCCGCATCCCAAAGCCATGAGGCTGTCAGCAGTGAACGCTGCGCGTGCGGCGGGCACGTAAAAGGCGATGTGACCCAGCGTGTGTCCCGAGACGTCTATCACTTCTACTTTTGTATCGCCCAGAAAGAAATGATCGCCTTCCCCAAGCTGCACATCCAGATCTGGAAGGCGGTGGGCGTCAGCAGTTGCCCCGTAAACGGGCGCTGGATAGTCAGACAGCAGCTCAGGCAGCCCATCGACGTGATCATAATGGTGGTGCGTCAGCCATATCTGGTTCAGCTTCCAGCCGCGCGCGGCCAGCTCTGCCTTGATTGGTGCCGCTTCGGGCACATCGATCAATGCTACTTCGCCAGACTTCTTGTCCTGCAACAAGAATGCATAATTGTCTGACAGGCAGGCAATCGTCACCAGCGTGTGTTGATCTGTCTCATGTGTTTCCGAGGGCATGGGCAAGTGTCCTTTGCTGGGTTAGAGTAGCACAGAATGGCGCAATGAGGGGCCCTGTCAATGCATCTTGATGTGCAGGATTTGCGCAACTTCTATTATCGCAGTGCGCT is drawn from Sulfitobacter sp. S223 and contains these coding sequences:
- the clpA gene encoding ATP-dependent Clp protease ATP-binding subunit ClpA — encoded protein: MPSFSTTLEQSIHAALALANARRHEFATLEHLLLSLVDEPDALQVMKACSVDVEELRDTLVEFIDEDLSNLITDVEGSEAVPTAAFQRVIQRAAIHVQSSGRTEVTGANVLVAIFAERESNAAYFLQEQDMTRYDAVNFIAHGVAKDPAYGEERPVAGAPEHEEEAQGVTDGDKKESALAKYCVDLNKKSRDGDVDPLIGRDSEVERCIQVLCRRRKNNPLLVGDPGVGKTAIAEGLARKIVAGETPEVLANTTIFSLDMGALLAGTRYRGDFEERLKAVVTELEDHDDAVLFIDEIHTVIGAGATSGGAMDASNLLKPALAGGKLRTMGSTTYKEFRQHFEKDRALARRFQKIDVNEPSVEDAQKILKGIKPYFEDHHSVKYTADAIKTSVELAHRYINDRKLPDSAIDVIDEAGAAQHLVAASKRRKTIGTKEIEAVVAKIARIPPKNVSKDDVVVLKDLETSLKRVVFGQDNAIEALSSAIKLARAGLREPEKPIGNYLFAGPTGVGKTEVAKQLADVLGVKLLRFDMSEYMEKHAVSRLIGAPPGYVGFDQGGMLTDGVDQDPHCVLLLDEMEKAHPDVYNILLQVMDHGKLTDHNGRTVDFRNVVLIMTSNAGASEQAKEAIGFGRDRRTGEDTAAIERTFTPEFRNRLDAVISFGALPKETILRVVEKFVLQLEAQLMDRNVTIELSKQAAEWLADKGYDDKMGARPLGRVIQEYIKKPLAEELLFGKLAKGGVVKIGVKKGELDIQVDGPDSPRLTGNKPPLLTAE
- the gloB gene encoding hydroxyacylglutathione hydrolase: MPSETHETDQHTLVTIACLSDNYAFLLQDKKSGEVALIDVPEAAPIKAELAARGWKLNQIWLTHHHYDHVDGLPELLSDYPAPVYGATADAHRLPDLDVQLGEGDHFFLGDTKVEVIDVSGHTLGHIAFYVPAARAAFTADSLMALGCGRLFEGTPDQMHASLSKTSSWPDETLICSGHEYTASNAKFALTVDPDNAALVERTAQIAKIRAEGGFTVPSTLGLERATNPFLRSHDTQLRNALRMPEADDKEVFAELRGRKDQF